The Deinococcus aestuarii genome window below encodes:
- a CDS encoding DNA adenine methylase: MSRLLDLPTGGVVSVAQVPQYSPFRYPGGKSWFIPRLRRWLTSRERPAVFVEPFAGGGSISCTALLEGLANHVVMVELDHQVAAVWQVIFSEQAEALVWRILDFDLSPQTAAALLTSDPVNPLEVAWRTLVQNRVSHGGIIAPGAGVLNSGEGGKGVRSRGYPETLARRIRALNAVRDRVTVIQGDAFPVLAQYAGRRDVSVLVDPPYTAGGKKAGRRLYTYNVVDHPRLFGFAADRHDVVMTYDLAPEVRALASQHGLQVRPVAIKNTHHGVMDELLIG; the protein is encoded by the coding sequence ATGTCCCGCCTGCTTGACCTGCCGACCGGCGGGGTGGTGAGCGTCGCCCAGGTGCCGCAATACAGCCCTTTCCGTTACCCCGGCGGCAAGTCCTGGTTCATCCCCCGCCTGCGCCGCTGGCTGACTTCCCGGGAGCGTCCGGCGGTCTTTGTGGAGCCCTTCGCGGGGGGTGGCTCCATCTCGTGCACCGCGTTGCTGGAGGGGCTGGCCAACCATGTCGTGATGGTCGAACTCGACCACCAGGTTGCGGCTGTGTGGCAGGTCATCTTCAGCGAGCAGGCGGAAGCGCTGGTGTGGCGCATCCTGGACTTCGACCTGAGTCCGCAGACGGCAGCGGCCCTCCTCACCAGCGACCCCGTCAACCCCCTGGAGGTGGCGTGGCGGACGCTGGTCCAGAACCGGGTCTCACACGGCGGCATCATCGCGCCCGGCGCCGGGGTGCTCAACAGCGGCGAGGGGGGCAAGGGCGTGCGGAGTCGCGGGTATCCCGAGACCCTGGCCCGCCGCATCCGCGCCCTGAACGCCGTGCGAGACCGGGTGACGGTCATCCAGGGGGACGCCTTCCCCGTCCTGGCGCAGTACGCCGGTCGGCGGGACGTGAGTGTGTTGGTGGACCCGCCCTACACCGCCGGGGGCAAGAAGGCGGGGCGTCGGCTCTACACCTACAACGTGGTCGATCACCCGCGGCTGTTTGGGTTCGCCGCCGACCGGCACGACGTGGTGATGACCTACGACCTCGCCCCCGAGGTCCGTGCCCTGGCTTCGCAGCACGGCCTCCAGGTGAGGCCGGTCGCCATCAAGAACACCCATCACGGCGTGA
- a CDS encoding ROK family transcriptional regulator, whose product MPFRLEQATGVRDHHVVQVLRLLWQRDLPRVELARQLGLARSSMSDIVQGLLQAGLVSEGAPFETASTGRKSTRLTLQPRAAHLLAADVGARHLRVALLDLRCRPVAEREVPFDIRQGPQATYRTLAGLVEGVLGQADVRLAQVALMGVGLPAPVDPVSGQVADTPFMRGWGGEDVPGTLRALFGVPVLIENDANLGALAEWYFGAHHNEDLVYLKVGAGVGAGLILGGRPHRGVHGGAGEVWPLLAEDLRVPAPTGSGPAGLLPTVLSQVLARVPSVRLRPDSGMEDVVGLLHEDAAAQEVVQVLGDLLGRLTASLLHLLDPSVVVVGGQVASAGTPLLEALCRSVAQRGTPLGQRNVQIRLSTHGAEAGVLGIGALLLERLLSPGGLERLYAVTRPDPTPSISR is encoded by the coding sequence ATGCCGTTTCGCTTGGAGCAGGCCACCGGGGTTCGTGACCACCACGTCGTGCAGGTGCTGCGGTTGCTGTGGCAGCGTGACCTGCCCCGGGTGGAGCTGGCGCGGCAGCTCGGCCTGGCGCGCAGCAGCATGTCCGACATCGTGCAGGGGCTTCTCCAGGCGGGGCTGGTGAGCGAGGGCGCCCCCTTCGAGACGGCCTCCACGGGCCGCAAGTCGACCCGGCTCACCCTCCAGCCCCGGGCGGCCCACCTCCTCGCCGCAGATGTGGGGGCCCGGCACCTGCGCGTGGCGCTGCTCGACCTGCGCTGTCGGCCCGTCGCCGAGCGGGAGGTGCCCTTCGACATCCGTCAGGGACCCCAGGCGACCTACCGCACCCTGGCCGGGTTGGTGGAGGGTGTTCTGGGGCAGGCCGACGTTCGCCTGGCGCAGGTGGCCCTGATGGGCGTCGGCCTGCCCGCGCCGGTGGACCCGGTCTCGGGACAGGTGGCCGACACGCCCTTCATGCGGGGCTGGGGGGGAGAGGACGTGCCGGGCACCCTGCGGGCGCTCTTTGGCGTGCCCGTCCTGATCGAGAACGACGCCAACCTGGGGGCCCTCGCCGAGTGGTACTTCGGTGCCCACCATAACGAGGACCTTGTCTACCTCAAGGTGGGGGCGGGCGTCGGCGCGGGCCTGATCCTGGGCGGCAGACCGCACCGCGGCGTCCACGGCGGGGCCGGGGAGGTGTGGCCCCTGCTGGCCGAGGACCTGCGCGTCCCTGCCCCAACGGGGAGCGGCCCCGCCGGACTTCTGCCCACCGTCCTGAGCCAGGTGCTCGCCAGGGTCCCGTCCGTGCGCCTGAGACCAGACAGCGGGATGGAGGACGTGGTCGGCCTGCTCCACGAGGACGCGGCGGCGCAGGAGGTCGTGCAGGTGCTCGGGGACCTGCTGGGACGCCTCACGGCCAGCCTCCTCCATCTGCTGGACCCGTCGGTGGTCGTCGTCGGGGGACAGGTGGCTTCGGCGGGAACGCCCCTGCTGGAGGCCCTGTGCCGGTCCGTCGCGCAACGGGGGACGCCGCTCGGCCAGAGAAACGTGCAGATTCGCCTGAGCACTCACGGTGCGGAGGCCGGCGTGCTCGGCATCGGCGCCCTGCTGCTGGAACGGCTGCTGAGCCCGGGCGGGCTGGAGCGGCTGTACGCGGTGACCCGTCCCGACCCCACCCCGTCCATCAGCCGGTGA